The Oncorhynchus nerka isolate Pitt River linkage group LG9a, Oner_Uvic_2.0, whole genome shotgun sequence genome has a segment encoding these proteins:
- the miox gene encoding inositol oxygenase codes for MRVVNIGPDPSLAYRPILDLEQKDKDKTEYRNFESGSLIDRVYNTYKLMHTNQTLDFVKQKHSEWSGCGHAQMEVMEAVISLDQLVDESDPDVDFPNSYHAFQTAEGIRREHPHKDWFQLVGLIHDIGKIMALSGEPQWAVVGDTFPVGCRFQNGIVFRGSTFADNPDDKNPAYNSECGIYKPNCGLDNVLMSWGHDEYLYRVMKFNKCTIPEEGLYMIRFHSFYPWHSHGDYMHLCDDKDMRMIPWVREFNKFDLYTKTTELPDIEKLKPYYQSLIDKYCPGVLKW; via the exons ATGAGGGTCGTCAATATT gGTCCAGACCCATCTCTGGCATACCGCCCCATCTTAGACCTGGAGCAGAAAGACAAGGACAAGACAGAATACAGGAATTTTGAG AGCGGGAGTCTGATTGATCGTGTGTATAACACATACAAGCTGATGCACACCAACCAGACCCTGGACTTTGTCAAGCAGAAG cACTCTGAGTGGTCAGGTTGTGGGCATGCCCAGATGGAGGTGATGGAAGCCGTCATATCTCTGGACCAGCTTGTTGATGAGTCCGACCCTGATGTCGACTTCCCCAACTCATACCACGCCTTTCAGACCGCTGAGGGCATCCGCAGGGAACACCCCCACAAag ACTGGTTCCAGTTGGTGGGGCTGATCCATGACATTGGGAAGATCATGGCTCTGTCAGGGGAACCCCAG TGGGCTGTAGTGGGGGACACATTCCCAGTGGGGTGCAGGTTCCAGAATGGCATTGTGTTTCGAGGCAGTACCTTTGCGGACAACCCTGATGACAAAAACCCTGCTTACAA TTCTGAGTGTGGGATCTATAAGCCAAACTGTGGGCTGGACAATGTGCTCATGTCCTGGGGCCATGATG AGTATCTCTACAGGGTCATGAAGTTCAACAAGTGCACCATCCCAGAAGAG gGTCTGTATATGATCCGATTCCATTCCTTCTACCCCTGGCACTCCCATGGAGACTACATGCACCTCTGTGATGACAAGGACATGCGCATGATTCCCTGGGTTCGCGAGTTCAA TAAGTTTGACCTCTACACCAAGACCACTGAGCTGCCTGACATAGAGAAGTTGAAGCCATACTACCAGTCTCTCATCGACAAGTACTGTCCTGGGGTACTGAAGTGGTGA